One window of the Candidatus Zixiibacteriota bacterium genome contains the following:
- a CDS encoding hypothetical protein (Evidence 5 : Unknown function): protein MQEKEYTPANSDPVLREVSKLLIDLMKIVKVVSMYPDGNPLPAKLKETFAERFLELIREQGQIQFSINQGEIRYRDNLVYKEDSAEESLALMLHNSGVTEISFGSDFNLESSHHFFKTMKSFVNKEPGAGDLINLFWQANIPGFEYSTVEDLILREYDGGIMVQEEMESGDSFIRRTSGLNDSDKIVFSNIFLDDAPAASEVAPENAINMGLASGIEVPGAVLVRDEKPVFFDQISESIMGLKPMPQRSSAPLPDTAFILNEAFAMDQIDLEKVEMILRQDAEFDMIRETVALLREMLCQENEMSEFIETLTAVEKTQSEFVRLGYLEAAGEILNIMKGVQGSPEVRIEWKDHIKSALIMAGSKEKLDILGGALNRNPQITGPELNKYLNHFGWEALMAVTGLLGELEHQHHREALCEYLEKTGEKHIDIIARGIYDRRWFVVRNTIAILAGIGGERSLGFLEKAISHEDSRVRLQVVKGLQQNKSGSKASLLCRLIWDGDAVVSQAAIEAISTLDDDYRLEAAVNIINDERFPQLPKNLQEQMLIQYSRLGGEQAVSFLIQLVDGWKMVRSGDRDIYRMMAFHALGNNKSEKAEKALLKFNRAWNKEVRRLATEAIAARRRHIYGGD from the coding sequence ATGCAAGAAAAAGAATATACCCCGGCCAATTCCGATCCGGTCCTCAGGGAAGTCTCGAAGCTTCTGATTGACCTGATGAAAATTGTCAAGGTGGTTTCGATGTATCCCGATGGAAACCCGCTTCCGGCGAAATTGAAAGAGACATTCGCGGAGCGGTTCCTTGAGTTGATCCGGGAGCAGGGACAGATACAGTTTTCTATCAACCAGGGGGAAATCAGGTACCGGGATAACCTGGTATATAAGGAAGACTCGGCAGAGGAATCACTGGCGCTGATGCTCCATAATTCCGGGGTTACGGAAATTTCTTTCGGTTCCGATTTCAACCTCGAATCATCCCATCACTTTTTCAAGACCATGAAATCATTCGTTAACAAAGAACCGGGGGCGGGTGATTTGATCAATCTCTTCTGGCAGGCGAATATTCCCGGATTTGAATACAGCACGGTCGAAGACTTAATCCTTCGCGAGTACGACGGCGGCATCATGGTGCAGGAGGAAATGGAAAGCGGGGATTCTTTTATCCGCCGTACCTCGGGGCTTAACGATTCGGACAAGATAGTCTTCTCCAATATATTTCTTGACGATGCCCCGGCGGCATCCGAGGTGGCACCGGAAAACGCCATAAATATGGGGCTGGCATCGGGGATAGAAGTGCCGGGGGCGGTCTTGGTTCGCGATGAAAAGCCGGTCTTCTTTGACCAGATTTCAGAAAGCATTATGGGGTTGAAGCCGATGCCGCAGCGTTCAAGCGCACCTCTCCCCGATACCGCTTTCATTTTAAATGAGGCCTTCGCGATGGATCAGATCGATCTGGAAAAAGTGGAGATGATCCTTCGCCAGGATGCCGAATTTGACATGATCCGGGAAACCGTGGCACTTCTCCGGGAAATGCTCTGTCAGGAAAACGAAATGTCGGAATTTATTGAAACCCTGACAGCAGTCGAAAAGACGCAGTCCGAATTTGTACGGTTGGGGTATTTGGAGGCGGCCGGCGAAATCCTGAATATCATGAAGGGGGTTCAGGGGTCCCCGGAAGTCCGGATCGAGTGGAAAGATCATATTAAAAGTGCCCTGATCATGGCCGGGAGCAAGGAGAAACTTGATATTCTGGGAGGGGCTCTGAATCGCAATCCTCAAATTACCGGACCGGAGTTGAACAAATACCTCAATCACTTCGGCTGGGAAGCATTGATGGCCGTCACCGGACTGTTGGGCGAATTGGAGCACCAGCACCACCGCGAAGCCCTCTGTGAATATTTGGAAAAAACCGGGGAAAAACATATTGATATAATTGCGCGGGGTATTTACGACCGCAGATGGTTCGTAGTTCGTAATACGATTGCCATATTGGCCGGGATCGGGGGGGAAAGAAGTCTCGGCTTTCTGGAAAAAGCGATAAGTCACGAAGACTCCCGTGTACGGCTACAGGTGGTTAAGGGTCTGCAGCAGAATAAATCGGGAAGCAAGGCATCTTTATTGTGCCGGCTGATCTGGGATGGAGATGCGGTTGTCAGTCAGGCCGCTATTGAAGCGATATCAACACTTGATGACGACTACCGACTGGAAGCGGCCGTCAATATAATCAATGACGAGCGGTTCCCGCAGTTGCCGAAAAATTTGCAGGAGCAAATGCTGATACAGTACTCAAGATTGGGAGGCGAGCAGGCGGTTAGTTTCCTGATTCAACTTGTTGACGGATGGAAAATGGTGCGAAGCGGCGACCGGGATATCTATCGAATGATGGCCTTCCACGCCCTCGGAAATAATAAATCGGAAAAAGCGGAAAAGGCCCTTCTCAAATTTAATCGCGCTTGGAACAAGGAAGTCCGTCGGCTGGCGACCGAGGCCATTGCGGCCCGGCGGCGACACATCTATGGAGGCGATTGA
- a CDS encoding putative Metal dependent phosphohydrolase (Evidence 3 : Putative function from multiple computational evidences), which produces MQTAKLEKEQLELAGPDEQQFINSMFVLFKTAQYVEPNNTSFLTQSSKFYVSFRRLADLNGKISIKSIEGRIFVGDKLVKFDSDGLVRARSVMDQWHELGVGGVILDDSLDNRQLDKFMHLLATLKLQTRDAQAIAQRLTELGIEGITLLAIEERAPLKLLSEEKRTVMRRTARANFFRAISVVEDVMVKAAADREVDLGRAKRVVHSLIDQISEDESSLIELTSIRDFDEYTFAHCTNVCVYSLTIGSRLGMDRQRLSQLGFAALFHDIGKVKLPGDLIRKPDTFDENDWLQMQKHPQLGAKTILRNLRFEPHVARAAIGAFEHHINEDFTGYPALKYRKPTNLFSKIISIADTFDALTSGRVYIKKSIPPDEVLRKMMYQMTVKFDAFLLKLFVGIVGIFPAGTMVLLSSEELAVVAINNPADLSHPIVRLVGNRDGIFPTYPEIDLAAPENANRRVVRIIDPKKYNIDIKSIILSDK; this is translated from the coding sequence ATGCAGACCGCCAAACTTGAAAAAGAACAACTGGAATTAGCCGGTCCGGATGAACAGCAGTTTATTAATTCCATGTTCGTGCTGTTCAAAACGGCTCAATATGTCGAACCGAATAATACCTCTTTTTTGACTCAGTCTTCGAAATTTTATGTCAGTTTCCGGAGGCTGGCGGATCTAAACGGAAAAATTTCCATTAAATCCATCGAGGGACGAATATTTGTCGGTGATAAACTGGTAAAATTCGACAGCGACGGTCTGGTGCGGGCCAGATCTGTCATGGATCAATGGCACGAACTGGGAGTGGGCGGAGTGATTCTTGATGATTCCCTCGATAACCGCCAGCTCGATAAGTTCATGCATCTTTTGGCTACGCTCAAATTACAGACGCGTGACGCTCAGGCGATAGCCCAGCGCTTGACCGAACTGGGCATTGAGGGTATTACTCTTCTCGCCATCGAGGAAAGGGCTCCCCTCAAATTGCTCAGTGAAGAGAAGAGGACCGTCATGCGCCGAACGGCGCGCGCCAATTTTTTCAGGGCCATTTCCGTAGTCGAAGACGTAATGGTTAAAGCCGCCGCCGACCGCGAGGTCGATCTGGGACGAGCCAAGCGCGTGGTGCATTCCCTGATCGATCAAATTTCGGAGGATGAATCCTCGCTTATCGAATTGACGTCAATTCGTGATTTCGATGAGTACACTTTCGCTCATTGCACTAATGTCTGCGTATACTCCCTGACCATCGGCTCCCGTCTCGGTATGGACAGACAGCGATTATCCCAACTGGGGTTCGCCGCACTATTTCATGATATCGGAAAAGTTAAATTGCCGGGCGACTTGATTCGGAAGCCGGATACCTTCGACGAAAACGATTGGCTTCAGATGCAGAAACATCCGCAATTGGGAGCAAAAACCATCCTGCGCAATCTTCGCTTCGAGCCGCATGTGGCGAGGGCGGCCATAGGCGCTTTCGAGCACCATATTAATGAGGATTTTACGGGATACCCGGCCCTGAAATACCGCAAACCAACCAATCTCTTCTCGAAGATTATTTCCATCGCTGACACGTTCGATGCCCTTACGTCGGGACGTGTCTATATTAAAAAATCGATTCCCCCCGATGAAGTGCTGAGGAAAATGATGTACCAGATGACGGTCAAGTTCGACGCTTTTTTGCTGAAACTCTTCGTCGGAATTGTCGGGATTTTTCCCGCCGGGACAATGGTCCTTCTCTCCTCGGAAGAACTGGCGGTTGTGGCGATAAATAATCCGGCCGATTTGTCCCATCCCATTGTCCGGCTGGTGGGAAATCGCGACGGCATCTTCCCCACTTATCCCGAAATTGATCTGGCCGCTCCCGAAAACGCCAATCGCCGCGTGGTCCGGATCATCGATCCCAAAAAATACAATATCGATATCAAGAGTATTATTCTGAGCGACAAATAG
- a CDS encoding exported hypothetical protein (Evidence 5 : Unknown function), which translates to MRRPFPFCAFLFLLLSGVVYGQSADSSRSPAGSGNDTTQGRISGRDYYAIRPLDTSRSQNPTAALFKSMLVPGWGQIGNGKYVKAAMVIGGEAYFLSRILHFGKITRDKKKAFQAADAGSTDRYDLFQEYQSAKDDRNLNSWFLGTCIFISMFDAYVDAHLAHFPEYDRTFAISLEPLENAPIGARLSFRF; encoded by the coding sequence GTGCGCCGCCCGTTTCCATTTTGTGCCTTCCTCTTTTTACTTTTATCGGGGGTCGTTTATGGCCAATCCGCCGATAGTTCCCGAAGCCCGGCGGGAAGCGGTAATGATACCACGCAAGGACGCATAAGCGGAAGAGATTATTACGCCATTCGGCCTCTCGACACTTCCCGCAGTCAAAATCCGACCGCGGCTCTGTTCAAATCGATGCTCGTGCCGGGATGGGGGCAAATCGGTAATGGGAAATATGTCAAGGCCGCCATGGTCATCGGCGGCGAGGCCTATTTTTTATCGAGGATCCTGCATTTCGGAAAAATAACCAGGGACAAGAAAAAGGCCTTTCAGGCCGCGGACGCCGGTTCGACAGATCGGTATGATCTGTTTCAGGAGTATCAATCGGCCAAAGACGACCGCAATCTTAATTCCTGGTTTCTGGGCACCTGCATCTTCATTTCCATGTTCGATGCCTACGTCGATGCTCATCTCGCTCATTTCCCCGAATACGATCGCACCTTCGCGATTTCTCTTGAACCGCTGGAAAACGCGCCGATAGGAGCCAGGCTCAGTTTCCGCTTTTAA
- a CDS encoding hypothetical protein (Evidence 5 : Unknown function) → MRQYRRKEHRGRVPTRPVYNLVVNPAASGYSPRKIENLTAALAKANAEIHVLNPTSPRDTVVQIRKIIHHRPTALIACGGDSTVNLAAQTLVRHFTGLAIYPLGKNNNIYRSLYGEPDXQDSISHILSPKYKIIDHGLVSGKFFLGSLGIGLVPELAESMADKGAPRFAIGWSRLTSQAAARVKPVATALKLDSFRFEVAPLLLNINLLPYSAALPLTPASLPDDGKAEIVFDIGNGSAIFSNFVRAILRRKYIYSDEIRMFRGRKISIEPMAGRKVYIDGEIIEHGASEMKIEIFEKKIKVFHKAEA, encoded by the coding sequence ATGAGACAATACCGGCGAAAAGAACATCGGGGACGCGTGCCCACGCGCCCCGTATATAATTTGGTGGTCAATCCGGCGGCTTCCGGTTATTCCCCCAGAAAAATCGAAAATCTCACGGCGGCTCTGGCCAAAGCCAACGCCGAGATTCATGTTTTGAACCCAACCTCACCCCGCGACACTGTCGTGCAGATTCGAAAGATAATTCACCATCGGCCGACGGCTCTCATTGCGTGCGGCGGCGATTCGACCGTCAATCTGGCGGCTCAGACTCTGGTTCGGCATTTCACCGGTCTGGCNATCTATCCCTTGGGCAAAAATAATAATATTTATCGTTCCCTTTACGGCGAGCCGGACNTCCAGGATTCTATATCGCATATCCTTTCGCCTAAGTACAAAATAATTGACCACGGCCTGGTTTCGGGAAAATTCTTCCTGGGTTCGCTGGGGATCGGATTGGTGCCGGAACTGGCTGAAAGTATGGCCGATAAAGGGGCCCCCCGATTCGCCATCGGTTGGTCGAGACTGACTTCACAGGCCGCGGCGCGGGTCAAGCCGGTGGCGACCGCTCTTAAATTGGATTCTTTTCGCTTTGAAGTCGCCCCTCTTTTATTAAATATCAATTTGTTGCCGTACTCCGCCGCTTTGCCGCTCACTCCGGCTTCCCTTCCTGACGACGGTAAAGCGGAGATTGTCTTCGATATTGGCAACGGCTCGGCGATTTTCTCCAATTTTGTCCGTGCCATTTTAAGAAGAAAATATATCTATTCCGATGAAATCCGCATGTTTCGCGGGCGCAAAATATCGATCGAGCCGATGGCCGGACGAAAGGTTTATATCGACGGTGAGATCATTGAACACGGCGCCAGCGAAATGAAGATTGAAATCTTTGAGAAGAAAATTAAGGTTTTTCATAAAGCCGAGGCCTAG
- a CDS encoding exported hypothetical protein (Evidence 5 : Unknown function): MLVRLLCLLLIATSAVAGDFAADWSAGTTQKLTYQMNFLAPVEQKNDLTQEITKIGGEVPTFVIKQVLTIPSQNITISSNEKYLASGLRVLSSENLFKLPEAAKAQLGTDTIFISAQAANDSLEISSSTPQIRGGKIPLTKNLTTATGVLFTSRAIDPKLGAVHKFDIVSFMSLXGQPYSAYEQTDSVXADTTVTVPAGTFKCLKIMSSVQGRTGYTYIAKTNHRVPVLLEVIDPTSGQISARVELIKAE, from the coding sequence ATGCTTGTTCGACTGCTATGCCTGCTCCTGATCGCGACCTCGGCCGTGGCCGGGGACTTTGCCGCCGACTGGTCCGCCGGAACAACTCAAAAATTGACCTATCAAATGAATTTTCTTGCGCCGGTTGAACAGAAAAATGATTTAACCCAGGAAATCACCAAAATAGGGGGAGAGGTCCCGACTTTTGTCATAAAGCAGGTCCTCACTATTCCATCACAGAATATCACTATATCATCGAATGAGAAATATCTGGCTTCCGGTCTGAGAGTGCTATCTTCAGAAAATCTGTTTAAACTACCGGAAGCGGCCAAAGCGCAACTGGGGACCGACACTATATTCATCTCCGCCCAGGCCGCAAACGACAGCCTTGAAATTTCCTCCAGCACACCTCAGATTAGGGGCGGCAAAATTCCCCTGACCAAAAACTTGACAACCGCCACCGGGGTGCTTTTCACATCACGCGCCATCGATCCCAAACTGGGAGCTGTCCACAAATTCGATATTGTCAGTTTTATGAGTCTCNGNGGNCAGCCNTATTCCGCCTACGAGCAGACCGACAGTGTTNTTGCCGATACAACCGTAACCGTCCCCGCTGGAACCTTTAAATGCCTTAAAATTATGAGTTCAGTGCAGGGCCGCACCGGTTACACATATATTGCCAAGACGAACCACCGGGTTCCTGTACTCCTGGAAGTAATCGATCCGACTTCGGGTCAAATTTCTGCCCGAGTCGAATTGATTAAAGCGGAATGA
- a CDS encoding exported hypothetical protein (Evidence 5 : Unknown function) translates to MKRRLILVTVVAVVLLAVLACSKKKTEDVISARQLLPEKNAPENIVRSSEIKTYVGNDLWQYIDGGAELYHLYNFQEVATADYKSDSIELVTDIYRFDNATDAFGLYSMLRPPTATIVLLGTEGFTSPGELIFVKGVFVVRIMGYEKNEAADKILTSLGQEIDRLITAPGKRPNAFLLFPVKNSLGASDKYYSQSFLGQRTLSRFYCQDYLLDGDTVTLFLSSDETGEKFLNWQEYATSLNKIQNPPDSLSYDSAKAFLIDDSFNGPTVVGLKRGKILGMMRYRETYRPFLSDWLKSFQ, encoded by the coding sequence ATGAAAAGAAGATTGATTCTTGTTACTGTCGTGGCAGTCGTCCTCCTGGCCGTGCTGGCCTGCTCAAAAAAGAAGACCGAAGATGTCATCAGCGCCAGGCAACTACTCCCGGAAAAAAATGCTCCGGAAAACATAGTCCGTTCTTCTGAAATTAAAACTTATGTCGGCAATGATTTGTGGCAGTATATCGACGGCGGCGCAGAATTGTACCATCTGTATAATTTTCAGGAAGTCGCGACGGCCGACTATAAATCCGACAGTATCGAACTGGTAACCGATATCTATCGCTTCGATAATGCCACCGACGCCTTTGGCCTTTATTCCATGCTTCGGCCCCCCACGGCCACTATCGTTCTTCTGGGAACGGAGGGCTTTACCTCGCCGGGGGAATTGATTTTCGTCAAGGGAGTCTTTGTGGTTCGAATCATGGGATATGAAAAAAATGAAGCCGCCGACAAGATTCTGACGTCTCTGGGGCAAGAAATAGATCGGTTGATCACGGCCCCCGGCAAACGCCCCAATGCCTTTCTTCTATTCCCGGTGAAGAATTCCCTCGGCGCTTCGGACAAATATTATTCGCAGTCTTTTCTGGGGCAAAGAACTTTGTCGCGGTTTTACTGTCAGGATTATCTTCTTGACGGCGATACGGTTACATTATTTTTGTCGTCCGACGAAACGGGAGAAAAATTCCTTAACTGGCAGGAATATGCCACTTCTCTGAATAAAATTCAAAATCCACCCGATTCGCTATCATACGATTCGGCCAAAGCGTTTCTGATCGATGATAGTTTCAACGGCCCGACCGTGGTCGGATTGAAGAGAGGGAAAATATTGGGAATGATGCGATATCGCGAGACCTATCGTCCTTTTCTCTCGGACTGGCTCAAATCTTTTCAATAA
- a CDS encoding conserved membrane hypothetical protein (Evidence 4 : Unknown function but conserved in other organisms): MTIKSVRNLRRISQVLFFLIFFFLILKTNFNVNFSSSDPNSIRLPYPVSIALQFDPLTALGTLLSSWSLYKGLIWSLVVLVPTIFIGRFFCGWVCPLGSLNHWISEIRSERAVRKGGRRIESNRYKKYQRIKYYIFLFFIASALLGSLQIGLLDPLPLLARSIGTVILPTAQAAASGTIQWVKSLGVPTIGSAAQAIYDFLAPFLLNFRMVHFHTIFSIALIFAAVLMLNLIFTRFWCRGICPLGAMLGLFSRFAIFGLQKSESACNHCNECLLHCQGADNPDIGHPWRQSECHLCLNCQAXCPRSALXFKFFPDQENTKANPAGEQTVDISRRTVMASVIGGALTVPLLRSGDDFKVNSSSQLIRPPGSTAEDLFLEKCIRCGQCMRVCPNNALHPTLLESGVEGIWSPILIPRIGYCEPTCTLCGEVCPTGAIKELTLKQKVGDESTPPDRIGTAFIDKGRCLPWAMAKPCIVCEEWCPTSPKTVYLVEETVLDRTGNKVTVKQPHIDPNLCTGCGACEYACPVAGRAAIYVMAVGESRNPDNQLLLQRKKQRAI, from the coding sequence ATGACCATAAAGAGCGTCCGTAATCTGCGCCGAATTTCGCAAGTCCTATTCTTTCTGATCTTCTTTTTTCTTATTCTCAAAACCAATTTCAACGTAAATTTCTCCTCATCCGATCCCAACTCTATTCGCCTGCCGTATCCGGTTTCGATCGCCCTCCAATTCGACCCGCTGACTGCCTTAGGAACCCTTCTCTCAAGCTGGTCCCTTTATAAGGGTCTCATCTGGTCTTTGGTCGTACTTGTGCCGACCATTTTCATCGGGCGATTCTTTTGCGGATGGGTTTGTCCTCTGGGTTCGCTTAATCACTGGATATCGGAAATTCGCTCCGAGCGGGCGGTCAGAAAAGGGGGAAGGCGAATCGAGTCCAATCGGTACAAAAAATATCAGCGAATCAAATATTATATTTTTCTCTTTTTTATCGCGTCGGCACTATTGGGATCATTGCAGATCGGATTGCTTGATCCCCTGCCGTTATTGGCCCGTTCCATCGGAACAGTGATTCTTCCGACTGCTCAGGCGGCCGCATCGGGTACTATTCAATGGGTCAAATCGCTTGGCGTCCCGACCATCGGTTCCGCGGCGCAGGCTATCTATGACTTTCTGGCGCCGTTCCTGCTTAATTTCCGGATGGTCCATTTCCATACCATTTTTTCCATTGCACTTATTTTCGCGGCCGTACTTATGCTTAATTTAATATTCACCCGTTTCTGGTGCCGCGGCATCTGTCCCTTAGGAGCGATGCTGGGTCTTTTTTCCCGCTTTGCCATATTCGGACTCCAAAAAAGCGAGTCGGCCTGCAATCACTGCAACGAGTGTCTCCTGCACTGCCAGGGAGCGGATAATCCCGATATCGGCCATCCCTGGCGCCAGAGTGAATGTCACCTTTGCCTGAACTGCCAGGCGGNCTGTCCTCGATCGGCACTTANATTTAAATTCTTCCCCGATCAGGAAAATACAAAGGCGAATCCCGCCGGGGAACAGACAGTCGATATCTCCCGGCGCACGGTGATGGCCTCGGTCATCGGGGGAGCGCTGACCGTTCCCCTGTTGCGCTCCGGCGATGATTTCAAGGTTAATTCATCGTCGCAATTGATCCGCCCCCCCGGTTCCACCGCGGAAGACCTGTTTCTGGAGAAGTGCATCAGGTGCGGACAGTGCATGCGGGTTTGTCCCAATAACGCCCTGCATCCGACTCTGTTGGAGTCGGGGGTTGAAGGAATCTGGAGTCCGATTCTGATTCCTCGAATCGGTTATTGCGAGCCGACCTGTACTTTATGCGGGGAGGTTTGTCCCACCGGTGCTATCAAGGAGTTGACCCTCAAGCAGAAAGTCGGCGATGAATCGACTCCCCCCGATAGAATCGGTACGGCCTTTATCGACAAGGGGCGATGCCTTCCCTGGGCGATGGCGAAACCCTGCATTGTTTGCGAAGAATGGTGCCCTACCTCGCCCAAAACCGTATATCTTGTGGAAGAGACAGTATTGGATCGCACAGGAAATAAAGTGACCGTAAAACAGCCCCATATCGATCCGAACTTATGCACTGGTTGCGGGGCCTGCGAATATGCCTGTCCCGTGGCCGGGAGAGCGGCCATATATGTTATGGCGGTGGGGGAATCCCGTAATCCTGATAATCAATTACTCCTTCAGCGCAAGAAACAAAGAGCCATTTAG
- a CDS encoding conserved hypothetical protein (Evidence 4 : Unknown function but conserved in other organisms): MERRDFIKKTGQALALAAITGGTGFLFHNREKSSYTPLLSKKTDYVVPADSALPALTSAHDSQSSKALNKALDGIGGIKRFVKPGERVTIKPNIGWDRTPAQAANTNPELVAEMVRLCLAAGAASVIVSDISCNDPRRCFLRSGIREAAEKAGAKVILPSDENMVKIDLNGKVLNVWPVLRPFLETDRLINMPIVKQHSLTSCTIGLKNLYGVLGGRRNQLHQDIDQSLVDLMSFFRPTLTVVDATHVLMRGGPQGGSFDDVKIENTVMCASDPVAADARACEFLGLTADRISHIVLAAQNGLGNIDFRSAGYKEII; this comes from the coding sequence TTGGAACGGCGCGATTTCATAAAAAAGACGGGTCAGGCCCTCGCTCTGGCCGCCATCACCGGTGGAACCGGATTTCTATTTCACAATCGAGAGAAAAGCAGTTACACACCCCTGCTTTCAAAGAAAACAGATTATGTTGTTCCCGCCGACAGCGCTCTACCGGCGCTCACTTCGGCGCATGATTCGCAATCATCGAAGGCCTTAAACAAGGCTCTCGACGGTATCGGTGGAATAAAGAGATTCGTAAAGCCGGGCGAGAGAGTGACCATCAAGCCGAATATCGGGTGGGATCGCACCCCGGCGCAAGCCGCTAATACCAATCCGGAACTGGTGGCCGAGATGGTTCGTCTCTGTCTTGCGGCCGGGGCCGCCTCCGTTATCGTCTCCGATATATCATGCAATGATCCGCGGCGCTGCTTTCTCCGGTCGGGTATTCGCGAAGCAGCCGAAAAAGCCGGGGCCAAAGTTATCCTGCCGTCCGACGAAAATATGGTCAAAATCGATTTGAATGGGAAGGTCCTCAATGTCTGGCCGGTTCTTCGGCCATTTCTGGAAACCGATCGATTGATTAACATGCCGATCGTCAAACAACATTCTCTCACCTCCTGCACCATCGGGCTCAAAAATCTTTATGGCGTGCTGGGAGGACGCCGCAATCAGTTGCATCAGGATATCGACCAATCACTGGTTGATTTGATGTCGTTTTTCAGGCCGACCCTGACCGTGGTCGATGCCACTCATGTCCTGATGCGCGGCGGGCCGCAGGGGGGATCATTCGACGATGTCAAGATCGAGAATACGGTAATGTGCGCCAGCGATCCGGTGGCGGCCGATGCCCGGGCCTGCGAATTTCTGGGGTTGACGGCCGATCGCATCAGCCATATTGTTCTGGCCGCACAGAACGGCCTGGGCAATATCGATTTCAGATCGGCCGGTTATAAGGAAATCATCTGA
- a CDS encoding conserved membrane hypothetical protein (Evidence 4 : Unknown function but conserved in other organisms), translated as MLKEIVKLLRPSQWIKNGVVLAGLIFAEKADQLVLVEKSLLVLVAFCFLSSSVYVLNDIVDRDRDRLHPLKKNRPLASGRISPMTAGVTGVILLIAGLGLSYIVGASLLIVSVAYVTLNILYTFLLKNVVIIDVMTIAAGFVLRALAGAVAIRVEFSGWLLVATFVLALFLALGKRRHEITFLQGEATAHRKILEKYSTQLLDQLIGVVTASTVITYLFYTLSRDIQVKLHTQYLYVTIPFVIYGIFRYLYLVHKEEQGGSPTTLLLNDRPLLLDVLLWLASVLLILYIL; from the coding sequence ATGCTTAAAGAAATCGTCAAACTTCTTCGCCCCTCGCAATGGATCAAAAACGGAGTGGTCCTGGCCGGCTTAATCTTCGCCGAAAAAGCGGATCAACTGGTTCTGGTGGAAAAATCGCTTCTGGTTTTGGTTGCCTTCTGTTTTCTGTCGTCATCGGTCTATGTCTTGAATGATATCGTAGACCGCGATCGGGATCGCCTGCATCCTCTTAAGAAAAACCGGCCGCTGGCGTCGGGTCGGATTTCACCCATGACGGCCGGTGTTACCGGCGTTATTCTGTTGATAGCGGGTTTGGGGCTGTCATATATTGTCGGCGCCAGTCTACTCATCGTCTCCGTGGCCTATGTCACCTTGAATATCCTTTATACATTTTTGCTGAAAAACGTCGTGATAATCGATGTCATGACTATTGCCGCCGGATTCGTCTTGAGGGCCCTGGCGGGAGCCGTGGCAATCCGGGTTGAATTCTCCGGGTGGCTCCTGGTGGCCACTTTTGTTCTGGCCCTTTTTCTCGCCTTGGGCAAGAGGCGGCACGAGATTACTTTTCTGCAGGGCGAGGCAACGGCGCATCGCAAGATTCTCGAGAAATACTCCACACAGCTCTTGGATCAGCTGATCGGGGTGGTCACCGCCTCTACGGTGATTACCTATTTGTTTTACACCCTATCCCGGGATATACAGGTCAAACTGCATACCCAATATCTTTATGTCACAATTCCCTTTGTAATTTACGGAATATTCCGTTACCTCTATCTGGTACACAAAGAAGAACAAGGGGGGTCACCGACCACCCTTCTTTTGAACGATCGGCCGCTACTCCTTGATGTCCTTCTTTGGCTTGCCTCGGTTTTGCTCATTCTGTATATTCTCTAA